CAGATCGATCGTGTGCCGGTCCGAGGGCCGGGTCCGGCCCCGGGTCACGGTGTAGGGCCGCACCATCGACCCGGTCTCGTCCTCGTACCAGTGGTCGTCGGTCACGGCCGGGTCAGGGGCCCGCGGGGTCGGCGGCCGACCGTACGGCGGCGGCCATGTGGCGGCCGACGCGGCGGACCAGCAACGCCATCTCGTGGGCGAGCTGTCCGACGTCCGTCTGCACCTCGCTCAGGACGGCCAGCCGGCTGCCGTCGCCCGCCGGGGTGATGAAGAGGTAGGCGTCGTCGAGCATCACCATGGTCTGGCGCACCTCCCCCGCGGCGAAGCGTTCACCGGCCGAGCGGGCCAGGCTGTGGAAGCCGGAGCAGACGGCGGCGAGGTGCTCGATGTCCCGTCGGCGCATGCCGTCCGAGCAGCTCAGCGGGAGGCCGTCGGCGGTGAGGAGCACGGCCTGGCGGACGTGGTCGGTCCTGGCCACGAGGTCGTCGAGCAGCCAGCCGAGGTCCGTGCCGGGCGGTTCGGGGGTGGCGCCCCGGGGCTCGGAGGTCCGGTCGGAGTGCTCGGGGGTCTGGTCACGGAGCATCGTCGGCGTCCGTCCCTTCCTCGGTGTCGGTTCGCCGCTCGGATCCGGACCCGGTGGGCAGGCCCTTGCGGCCGCGGTCGAGGCCGCGCTGGAAGGCGCCGAAGACCGCGCGGACCTCCTCGGGGGTGACCTCGCGCTCCGACGGCTCGTCGGTGGCCGGGCCGTCGGTGCGCAGTTCGGGGGCGAGGGAGGTCTGCCGGACTCGGGTGGGCAGCGCGGGCGGGCTCGTGGCGGGAGCAGTCTCCGGCGTACGGTCCGCGTGCCGGAGAGGTGCCTCCCGCGGTTTCTCCACACGGTCCGCGTGCCGCTGAGGTGCCTCCGGCTGTTCCTCTGCACGGTCCGTGTGACGGTCGGGTGCCTCCCGCTTTTTCTCAAGGACCGCGGTGCCCTTCCGGGAGCTCTCGGAGGTCCGGGACGTCCCGGAGGTCCGGGAGGTGCGCGACGGCAGTGCCCGCGATTCCGTGTCCGCCGCCG
This portion of the Streptomyces mirabilis genome encodes:
- a CDS encoding roadblock/LC7 domain-containing protein, producing the protein MLRDQTPEHSDRTSEPRGATPEPPGTDLGWLLDDLVARTDHVRQAVLLTADGLPLSCSDGMRRRDIEHLAAVCSGFHSLARSAGERFAAGEVRQTMVMLDDAYLFITPAGDGSRLAVLSEVQTDVGQLAHEMALLVRRVGRHMAAAVRSAADPAGP